The window TTCCAAGAGTAGCCTGACAGTAGGCCAACACAAGCCCTCAAATGCTCTCCCTGAAAAAATGGGCACCTGTTCTTGTGTCTATCAAACTATCACATTTTAGATTTTCACCTCTCCCCAACAGACAGCTCTCTTAAATAAGATAAACCTTAATTCTTCACTTAAGACTTCAAATGGAAAGGAACAACTCTATATCTTGTTTTTCCCTAGATAGCACAGAGTACTTTCCTAGTGATATATTCTCATCCACAGGAGTCAAGCCACATCTTTTCAGAAGCCTGAGCGCAAATGAGTGCTCATGCTTCCCAAGGCACTATTTGACCTGATTTTTGTTAGGTTATTAGACCTTCCTGCTGGTCCCAATTTCCATGCAAACACCTCCCTTCAGTAGTGTGTTCTACACCTTACTGCCTCAAACAATCCACAATCCCTCTCTTGGTTTACAACCACTAAACCTTTGTCATCAGAATCTAGACAAAAGGAGTTTGGCCCAAGTTTTCTTTTATTGCAGGCACAAGTATTAGAATTATGTTGTAAGACAGCTCCCCATAGATTTCAGAATTTGAGCACACTGCTGTGTTCAGCTACAGGAACAGTATGTAGACACTGATTAAGCATATGGAATTGCTTAAAAAGATAAAACGCTCTAAACAGGCTATTTACACTTGACATGATCCAGAGATTTCTTCCATCTAAGTACTACAGTTTCTTTTCCTTGAGCTGTAATAGCACCAGGAACTAGATTATGCCATATCATCTCTGGGCACAAAAGAGGCTGCAACAAGGTCCTTTGCAATCCAGTTTCTTCCCTATGATTGAAGAGACTAAAAATACTACAGTATGACGGATGTAAAAGCAGCACTGGCTGCAATCAGTAGCCAACAGGTTACACTAACAGAACCACTTGAAGTAAGTGTAGATCAACAACTTCCATCTGGGATACATCCCCAAAAAGATGCTAGCCAGTGAAACTAGAAAGCacctttgtggatttttttagagAGAAATATGCACGCTATTAGAAAGGAAATTGTagccaaaataaaaatttatagtACTCTTCACCAAGTTATTGGTGCAGGGGgtactaaaatatttctgttaacacAGGGAAAATGAGAGTAGGCAACCTGTGAGGCTAGAATTTTATTGTTCCATAAGTCAATACATAAACATAGCATATTTACCAGAAATCGAAAGTCCGAGTTGTTGACGTTAGCTCAAAACTTTCTTGTGCCCAAGAATTCACCTGTTATTCCAACATATAGCAACAGAGTTTGGTAAGTACAAATTTCTTAATGTTAAATCAATTTCACTGGTAGGGAAATCTCTTTTAGACCAAGCTAAATGTACCAATTTGGGGAAGAGGTATAAACAGACTAAAGCATACAACATTATGGTAAATTTGTGATACTTGGGCTTACAGCAGGCCATTCTCAATTCCCTCTTTCTGTGCCAACTGTACAAGCTTGTAAGAGATGAGCACTAGGAGCTCTTCTGAAGGACAAGGCTTCACCTGCAATACTGAAATTTTAGTCACTGGAAGAAAGACGCACCTCTATTGCTATTCAACAGCTTGATATATCTAGTATTGAAAGAATCCAGCTATTATATCCAGTCAACATTAAAGCAAGGAGTTCTCACGTGTACTCCAAAAAGAGACTGAAATTCATAGAGGACAGATGCCACAGTTTCCTCATCTCGTCTCCTTTACACTCTTTGGTCACCTCACCTGTCAAATCCAATGCATTTCTGACAATTGCTTAAACCTTTCTGAAATTTCTGCCCAGGTAGAAGTCATTACTGTATTTAGTGCCATATCCAATTTGTTCAGTTCATCTTAATGTGTCACTAAAATATCATTTAAACAATCTTAACTGAAAACTGTTGCATCTCAACAGCATTTAATGAAGTAGCTTGTGTCTCTATCTGCATATGGGATACCAGTTTAGAAATTACTTCCTTTACTATGcagtaacagtaaaaaaaagaaagagttgaaCTGCTGTCAAACCCACTAAAAAGCGGATAAGACTATTTTActcatatattaaaaataatttactttccCAAAATAATGTACAATTAGAAGCAGTTCACACTATTTTAAACACAGAGCTGGaaagtatttgaagaaaaactaTTAAGTCTGAATCACATTGCACTGAAACAATATGctgaaatgctttaaatttcTGACTTGCAGTAAAACTGCTTGTAACCATGAATTTTTATTTAGTATGTGCACTAGGTAGGCTGTCAGACAGCTGCAGAGGAGCCTCGGTTTACTTTCTCCTGCCACCTCCACCACCGGCAAGCATGGTGGCCACCCGAATGAAGATGTTCAGTGTGTCTGTGTAGATACCCATGCACCTAGGACATAGGAAATAGAAGTTAATATTGTTGAACAGAAATAGCATTATTTGGTGTTTCGTACCattatacttcatttttaaaagccttcatGAAACATCTGTAACAAAACTCAATTATGACTGTCCTCGGTGCTTGGTTCTATCATCTTTGCCAGTAGGAACTATTTACAGAAGTCTATTAACAGACAGTATACAGCTGTCATACAGTAGCCCTCTGCTTTTATgctatatttttatatgtttatctCCAAGAATTTTGAAGAAAGTATTATTCTATTTTAAGTATAAGAAATGAGAATCAAGGAGGTGAACAATTCACCTAAGATCAGACAGACAACATTTACAAGCAAGTTACTTGTTAGTCAGACTTGGTCTTTACTGAGAATCAATTAATCCTTCTTTCCCTATCTATCGCATTGTTGAAGCTTTTTTATTTAGTGACAAAGACTAGTGAATATTAAGTGACTATGAAAGAGTTAGCATTTCTTCTCAGCTGATATTAAGAGATACTTTCAGAAGTATCTCTTCAGATACTCTCCCAGcaatacttcagaaaacaaaaatacttttcagaaagtATTGCTGGAAGCATGAGACAACACACATTCAACTCCATTTCTCTCATTTCAAGCAGATGGTTTCAGTTTTAGCTCCACTAGCTATTTTCacattgtatttttaaactcCGTGATTCTACACATTTAACAGTAAAACACTTTTGAACAGTAAACAAAAGGTCTGGATGCTTTTAAAGCATACTTTGATATAGCTTGAAGCAAATTCTTACACGGGCATTGAGGTCAGCTGTGTTAACGCAGAATACTTACGCATTGATTGGATCATATTTTGTTACTCCATAATATGGAATAGTTTCTGCACGCTTGATAACATGCTGCGTATCATAGAGCAGGAACATGCCAAAGAGTACCAGTCCACCATAAACAGCTACAGAATACAAGCCAGCACCAAAGGCAGAAGTAGGAGGCAAGAACATGGATCCTGGAGAGGAATGTACAATAGTGTTAAACAACGCTACTATGTGCACCTGCTACTCCGAGTTGCGTCAAACTTCAGTTACTGCAGTACATGTTTTTCAATGAGTATTCAATTCTCAATTCGTGGTGCATTGATACCAAGAGTATCAAAACACATATACAACCTGATCCAGTAATTCTGAACAGTACTTCTGTCCCTAGGACTACAACAATGCCTAGAAACACATAAGGGAGAATAACAAGTGGATCAAGAACTAAGATCATGTCTAGTGCCTTCTCTAGTCACTGGCagtaactaaaaataaaagccaccacTACTGGCCATTTGTCAGATTAAACTTGCTAGAACTGTAACTTCAGGTCTGTTTTCAAGAACAGATTTAACAGAGTATTTTCTGCTGTGTTAGAGTTGCAAAGGCTATTTAAGGCAAACCTTAACTGGACAGACCAATCTGCAATTGAACATGAGATGCACCTTAGCAGCTTAAGTTTATAACCTACTTTATCTGACAGTATTAAACAGTATTTTACCAATTGAAGAGGCAAGAACAAAGCCTAAGCCTATTCCAAGTGGTCCTCCCATGTTCAGAAATTTTTCGCTTGGAGCACACATAGCCACAGTTGAGAGCCCTCCGACGATGCCAGCAGTATACCAGGCAGCTCTGATCAGCAAAGGACCACCCAGGAAGGCTAGAGGAGCCACCACTGCACCCATGACACCtagccaaaggaaaacaaaacaacacccaTTAAGATTTGGAACAGTTCCGGTAAAAACAACACCtgccaaaacaatttttttttttttttccagtcagacAACATGGTCCAAACTAGTCTACTTACATGACAAAATACCAATGCACTCGATTGTGCACCTATCTAGAAGGGAACACAATAAATTAGCAACCTTAATTTCCATGACCTACTTCTAACTAGTTCTGCAGAGTACTTCAGGGAGCTGGTCTTTGGAAGAAAGACTAACAAAAGTCAACATACTATCTGTTCAAAAAAGAGCTGGTAAGAGATACTTGGTATGGACAAATCAACCACACAATAGCCACAGGAGCACTCAACACTGAAAAGCAGGACAGACTTCTACTAAAATAATTACTTAGGCAAGTAAGTCAGACTTTTTGTTAGTCATGTATGAAACCTCTACCTTGTCCATTAATATCATATTAGGTTGTTTAACTTAGTAACAatcactaaaataaaaacaatttcttcttGGTAGAAATGTTAGCTCTTAGGAGGCAAATATGATTCCAGTGCCTAACATCCACATGTCTTTCCTGAACCACAAGTTACTTCTggcaaaacagttttgaaaaattacagCCATTGTTATTTGAAGTAGGTATCATTAGTAAGAAACTGATCTGTACTCACAGCTTACATACCTGATGGGAACATGTACCTAAGTTTAATactaaaatctgatttttctcatCAGAAAGTCAAATACTTTCTTATCCTGTACAGCTGAAGAATGGTAAGTGTAGGCAACAGTGCTTACAGGAGCTACACTGCCAGAAAGCAGTCACGAAACCCAAGCAGCTATGAAACCAATTAGTTCCATCCAGCGTGGCATATATGTATCTCAAGTTTAATTTGAGCATGACTTTTATAAGGTTATGAAAAATCAGAGTTGTGTTAAGGACACTTGAAAAATCTTCCTGACATTAAAGAGTTCTCATTGGTCTCTGAAAAAATTCAACTCTCTTACAGCAGTATATAAAAATTTACCTTAAAGTCAAAGTTTTAAGAATCCAGTCACACTGAAGCACAGACATCCTGACAATGAACTCTACAATCACATACCTGAATGCATCATCCAAGCCAAATGTTTAGCTGCTGGACTATCTTCATAGGATATGGACCTGACCAACATTCCAGCACCAATCATAGCTGCAAAAGTTGCACCTATTGCCTGTAAAAGCAGCATTGCAGGGCTCAAGTTAGCATTAGGACTTACGGTCTCCACTTTAACCTCCTAGTCTAAAAGTCAATAGCATAATTCTGAAAAGAGCAACCTAATCCATAACTAGAGCatttatcaggtttttttctgtaaggttACAGTCAAATCTTTGCAGATTCTTGCTTGCAGTAAATCCAATTTTACTTTTACTCAGTCTTCTAGGAATCCAAGTTTAGGAGTAAGATGGCAACAATCTCTTAAGTTGTGTAAGgtaagagaaggaaaacatatgGTTCCACCCCTTACTCTAATCCTCATTAAGGTACCTAAAATGCCAGCCTGCCTTTCTTCTTGTACATTTCTCCACCCAAAGCCAATACTCAGTTCACATGCTTTTATTATCAATGATTTTTAAACCTCACGGCCTCCCCTTACTGATGATTCAGAGCTGAATCATCCAGCAGCTAGCAAACTGGTCAGAAATTTACAACTTTTATTTATCACCAAGGACACATTATTAAATTAACCTCTGTAAAATTATGTTAGGTGTTGGCATTTATCTATTATCATTCCACTCCACTTAACACACTGAATACGTACTAAGCAGGCACATTTTGTTAGCAGTTTGCCTGGGTTATTTGCCTACCAGTATCATTTCAGCCTGAGCAAACAGGAGACAGCTTTCAAAGAGCTATGCAGAAGAGCACTGGGAGAAGCAAGAACGTATAGGGACCTCAGTTTCCATTTTCAGAAAGCAACACAAATAGCAGAAATAGTGTCATTAGCCTCAGATGGCATATAGCTGGTAAGGAAAGCATAGCATTTTTTTTGCTCACGCAGTTTGTCTTTGACAAACTATCAAAAAAGTGTAGAAGGTGCATGTCAGCATATAATTAGAATCACCAAATTCTTAATCACACTAGTGTTAAGTGAAGTTTTGCCTTACTTTTCAACAAGTAGtttacatttcacattttcatgtATCAACATATATCACATTCACATATATCACCCATCACATCTGGGGTCTTTTCTCagtaaatgtttctgtatttagGACGTAAGCTTACCAGCCAGGAGCCTCTTGTCATAAGGCTCATGAGTGCCGGAGATCTGCTTACTGCTACAGCAGAGAGTGCTGTCAAGCCAATGCTTCCCGCAAAATACATGTAAGTAGAGTGAATCCTGTCTTTGACATACTGCGgccaaatactgaaaaataaccaGTCATATGTAGCTGTGCAATTACCAACATCAAAATAAAGACCAACTAAAAACACAACCGAGCTGTTAAATATATTCATAGCTATGGATATAAGGGAGGTTTCATAACAATGGTATGGTCTAGCAACTTCTGCCATGAGTTTACCTTACAACAGGGGGCTGAACCTTTAAATCTCACTCATCTAATGTAACATAACTCTCTAGAAACACTGCAAATAACAAACTGATAATTACAGTTCAATTCTAAGGAGGAAGCATACATGGAAAACAATAACAAATGCTTTTTAACTATGGAAAAACAGAGCATATGTATATGTAACAAATCGGTTTAAGGAAAAATGTCTACAGAACATATCCTGGGCACTAAGCAGCCTGCCGAGCAGCTCGCAAATTGCTGAGTCACAGTGCACATGATAATCTGACATCACAAGACACGAATGTCATTTTGAGAGCTGTAACAATAGCAACAGACCTAGATGTGAATGAGAGTTTCTGCAGTATGATCTGGTCATGCTACGGACAGGAAGCTTTCCCTGCTAACACCAAACATAGTGCATGCATTCACTCCCATGTTACTCTTTTGACCCATTACTTCAAGgctggtggagaaaaaaaatatctagctGTATCAATGAAAAGCTTCTCATAAATACAACTAGCAAGCATTCAGCATGAATGCGGATGGTCACTTCTAAGTGCAAAGGCAAAGTAAAGCAAAATGTCTTCAGCACTCATTTCTCCCAAGCCCATGCTTATCACTAACCACCTTTGAAGTTTAAGTAACTGTATGGTTTTGCCATCAGAATCAGGTTGGTGTATTGCTTTTTGGCcaacaaaaaagttttaagcAAAGCATTTATTAGAGCAGGGCTTATGCCAAGATAAGTAGTGTGTTCCAAGGAGACTCTTTCCAACTGCTGTATTAAAGTTGAATGAACAGTCTCACAGGAATACCAGGCAAAGTGGCCTTAACAATATATTTTACAGAAGACTACCCTTCATAAATTATCTGTGGCACACCTCATAAGacatatttatatattcttcagaaataaatttcaaatttaGCAAAACAAAGGAACTCACTTAAGTCAATAACCAATTAAGCTTGGGtaatttaaattttgctttcagttatATGCTTTAAAATCCTGTACAGAGGCAGGGGTTTTCTGTTCAGAGCTTAAAAAAAGTGTAAGCTATGTGTACACTGGGTGATACCAGCTAAAGAGATGGACATAAAGGGAGATTCACTTAACGCACTCTTTACTTAAAACAGTAAGCCATCTTACTTACACAGCTCTTTCAATAGCTCCAATCTCACTGGACATGCCCATTCCATAGTAACAGAGGGCCCCCAGGCCAACAGCAGCCCCTCCAGCAACAATAAATTTCCCCAGGCGATCaactgtataaagaaaaaaaaaaaatccacgctCTTATGAATGCTTTTTCTTGGATAGTTAATAACATCCTCACACACATTTTGTTGTATCTGCAATAGCTGATCCATGTTAGGCTTCTTTCTTAAAGCTCCACGTAACTTCAAGTCACTGCATTACCAGCTCTCAAAGAGTTACATGTGAAAAGCTCTACATTCAGCCTACCAACACAATGTAACTTTGTAAAACAGAGTTAAGAAATTAGAGACCAGCTAGTAACACACCAGGTTTACTGACCTTCATTACAGTAACAGGAATTCTAACACAAAACTAGTTAACAGGTTCTCCAACAGAAGAGTTCCCCTGTCAGCTGATTTAGTATACTACTTCACTACTCAACTCGCtataaaacaggagaaaaactaGACATTGTGTTCTTTCCTCTCATTCATCTGCCCTTAATGCTTGCTCCTTCAAGAGCTCTTTGGTAGCAATTAGGTCCAGATCAATTTAAAAAAGGGATTTCCAAAGCTCACGGGCAACAACACGATTTACTATTGGCTTCTACTGTCTGATTTTTAGACATAGTGTCTGTGCCACATATCAGATTACTGCTACAAATATAAATATCAATCATAAAACAGTTGTTACTGAAGTAAGAGCAGCTGAGGCCAAATACCTTCGGTTGTATAAGACCACACATTTTCCTAATGTGTTGTAACCAAGACACTATCTGGCCAATCTATGTATATTCCATTTGCCAATTCAATGCTACAGGACATATACAAGTGTTCTCCTGAACACTGCCATCTAAAAAATCCTTTTGTAATCCCCTGAAATTAGTATCTACACTAGACGTACTAGCAAGGACACTAAGCCAATGCCTTGCATAACCATAGCATCACAAATTTTGCTTTGGAAACTGTACATGCTGTAGAAAAATCCTTCCTTTAAACACTATACAAAGTAGATGTAGCAAAGCAAGCGTTAGcatacttttaaatatttgcaacCAAGTCTCCATTAAGTGACAACCATTTCTGACTTAGTTCTCAACAGCAGCTTAGAGACAACAAAAAATTTCTCTCTACTATGACATATTTGCAGCTATAAACTTTACAAGGAAAGACAAGCAGAAAAACTGTCTCCAATCATTTGAGGGAGATCACTAAGCAAACTTACatatgaaacaatatttttagTCTCTTTAATGGTTTGAAGCAAACTAATTCCTTTGAGGAAGTTTTAAGGTACGCTTCAAAGAGTCTCAGTATTTAAAGCAGAGCTACTCTACCTTTAAGTGCTGTTTCTGCAGATGGTTCAAATGCTGCTTCTTTAATTTCCTGGC of the Strix aluco isolate bStrAlu1 chromosome 7, bStrAlu1.hap1, whole genome shotgun sequence genome contains:
- the GHITM gene encoding growth hormone-inducible transmembrane protein encodes the protein MLAARLVCLRALSCQTIRPTITQASPALRNSNIKAYRLWQPNQCYATRVRTGVRRGKIGQEIKEAAFEPSAETALKVDRLGKFIVAGGAAVGLGALCYYGMGMSSEIGAIERAVIWPQYVKDRIHSTYMYFAGSIGLTALSAVAVSRSPALMSLMTRGSWLAIGATFAAMIGAGMLVRSISYEDSPAAKHLAWMMHSGVMGAVVAPLAFLGGPLLIRAAWYTAGIVGGLSTVAMCAPSEKFLNMGGPLGIGLGFVLASSIGSMFLPPTSAFGAGLYSVAVYGGLVLFGMFLLYDTQHVIKRAETIPYYGVTKYDPINACMGIYTDTLNIFIRVATMLAGGGGGRRK